The proteins below are encoded in one region of Sphingobium yanoikuyae:
- a CDS encoding efflux RND transporter permease subunit, with protein MRFSRFFIDRPIFAAVIAVVITVVGALAFVGLPVSQYPDIVPPTVTVSAQYPGASAETVASTVAAPIEQEINGVDDMLYQSSQSTGDGKVVITVTFKIGTDLDAAQVLVQNRVAVAIPRLPEEVQRLGVVTRKTTPEFLMVVNLQSPDGTYDRDYISNYALTQVRDRLARLDGVGDVQLFGSRDYAMRIWIDPDRAAALDLTAGEIVSALRAQNVQVSAGSIGQPPYDRGEAFQLGVEMQGRLTTPDQFSDIVIRSDADGHQVLVRDVARVELGAQDYGTNTYLSNKPTVVIATMQRPGSNALDAAEKVKAEMEQLSKRFPKGLEYSIIYNPTEFISQSIDAVYHTLFEAVILVVIVILIFLQNWRAAVIPIIAIPVSLIGTATMLAAVGYSLNNLSLFGLVLAIGIVVDDAIVVVENVERNIENGMSPLQAARVSMDEVSTALIAIVLVLCAVFVPTLFITGISGAFYQQFAVTISTATVISLILSLTLSPAAAALLLKPKHGAHDLDNAPRWRQVAAKAADRFNQGFDRMSAGYARLTRFLVARPKKMLLTYAGLIAATIALFWVTPGGFIPAQDQGYFLAVVQLPSGASLERTDKVTREVAAKILPIKGLRGAVMFAGFHGPSQTQAPNSAAIYFPFKSFAERKAEGATYAGIMDQANKAVAGYDKARILLVPPPLIQGIGSAGGYRLMLEDREDRGYAELNKVAGELIGKANQSPSLAQVYTLFDVGTPRIFADVDRRKADLLGVPPERVFEAMQVYLGSAFVNDFNLLGRTYRVTAQADAEHRGTVADIANLKTRSNSGQMVPIGSVSTFRDKTGPYRVVRYNLLPAVEIDGDTAPGYSSGQSLSTMEKLADAAPAGYASEWTGVAYQQISAGNTAGIVFGMAVFFVFLVLAAQYESLTLPLSIILIVPMCLFAAMLGVNLRGMDNNILTQIGLVVLIALAAKNAILVVEFAKQAEEEQGLSPVEAAVQAAQTRLRPILMTSFAFILGAVPLVIASGAGAELRQALGTAVFFGMTGVTAFGLLFTPTFYVVCRALGDRFARRRRPEADDAAALQPAE; from the coding sequence ATGCGTTTCTCCCGTTTCTTCATCGACCGGCCGATCTTTGCCGCCGTCATCGCGGTGGTCATCACCGTGGTCGGTGCGCTCGCCTTCGTCGGCCTGCCGGTGTCCCAATATCCCGACATCGTGCCGCCCACGGTCACCGTGTCCGCCCAATATCCCGGCGCATCGGCCGAAACGGTCGCGTCGACCGTGGCCGCGCCGATCGAACAGGAAATCAACGGCGTCGACGACATGCTCTATCAGAGCAGCCAGTCGACGGGCGACGGCAAGGTCGTCATCACCGTCACCTTCAAGATCGGCACCGACCTGGATGCCGCGCAGGTGCTGGTGCAGAACCGCGTCGCCGTCGCCATCCCCCGCCTGCCCGAAGAGGTACAGCGGCTGGGCGTCGTGACGCGCAAGACCACGCCCGAATTCCTGATGGTCGTGAATTTGCAGTCGCCCGACGGCACTTATGATCGCGACTATATCTCCAACTATGCCCTGACCCAGGTACGCGACAGACTGGCTCGTCTGGATGGCGTGGGCGACGTGCAGCTGTTCGGTTCGCGCGATTATGCGATGCGCATCTGGATCGATCCCGATCGTGCCGCCGCGCTGGACCTGACTGCCGGCGAGATCGTCTCGGCGCTCCGCGCACAGAATGTCCAGGTATCGGCCGGTTCGATCGGCCAGCCACCCTATGACCGGGGCGAGGCCTTCCAGCTTGGCGTCGAGATGCAGGGCCGCCTGACCACGCCCGATCAGTTTTCCGACATCGTCATCCGTTCCGACGCCGATGGCCACCAGGTGCTCGTGCGCGATGTCGCCCGCGTCGAGCTGGGCGCGCAGGATTATGGCACCAACACCTATCTCAGCAACAAGCCGACGGTCGTCATCGCGACGATGCAGCGCCCCGGCTCCAACGCGCTCGACGCGGCGGAGAAGGTCAAGGCGGAGATGGAGCAACTGTCCAAGCGCTTCCCCAAGGGCCTGGAATATAGCATCATCTACAACCCCACCGAATTCATCAGCCAGTCGATCGACGCCGTCTATCACACGCTGTTCGAAGCGGTGATCCTCGTCGTCATCGTCATCCTCATCTTCCTGCAGAACTGGCGCGCGGCGGTCATCCCGATCATCGCGATCCCGGTCTCGCTGATCGGCACGGCAACGATGCTGGCTGCGGTCGGATACTCGCTCAATAACCTGTCGCTGTTCGGCCTGGTGCTGGCGATCGGCATCGTCGTCGATGACGCGATCGTCGTGGTCGAGAATGTCGAACGCAATATCGAAAATGGCATGAGCCCGCTGCAGGCGGCGCGCGTGTCGATGGACGAAGTGTCGACCGCGCTGATCGCGATCGTGCTGGTGCTGTGCGCCGTGTTCGTGCCGACTTTGTTCATCACCGGCATTTCCGGTGCCTTCTACCAGCAGTTCGCGGTCACCATCTCGACCGCGACGGTCATCTCGCTGATCCTTTCGCTCACCCTGTCGCCGGCTGCAGCCGCCCTGCTGCTGAAGCCCAAACATGGAGCCCATGACCTCGACAATGCGCCGCGCTGGCGCCAGGTCGCGGCCAAGGCGGCGGATCGCTTCAACCAGGGCTTTGATCGGATGAGCGCGGGCTATGCGCGCCTCACCCGCTTCCTTGTCGCCCGGCCCAAGAAGATGCTGCTGACCTATGCCGGCCTGATCGCCGCCACCATCGCCCTGTTCTGGGTAACGCCCGGCGGCTTCATCCCGGCGCAGGACCAGGGTTATTTCCTGGCCGTCGTCCAGCTGCCTTCGGGCGCGTCGCTGGAGCGCACCGACAAGGTGACGCGCGAGGTCGCGGCGAAGATCCTGCCGATCAAGGGCCTGCGCGGCGCGGTGATGTTCGCCGGCTTCCACGGCCCGTCGCAGACGCAGGCGCCCAACAGCGCGGCGATCTACTTCCCGTTCAAGAGCTTTGCCGAACGCAAGGCGGAAGGCGCCACCTATGCCGGAATCATGGATCAGGCGAACAAGGCGGTTGCGGGCTATGACAAGGCGCGCATCCTGCTGGTGCCGCCGCCGCTGATCCAGGGCATCGGCTCGGCCGGTGGCTATCGCCTGATGCTGGAGGACCGGGAGGATCGCGGCTATGCGGAACTCAACAAGGTCGCCGGCGAACTGATCGGCAAGGCCAATCAGAGCCCCAGCCTGGCGCAGGTCTACACCCTGTTCGACGTCGGCACCCCGCGCATCTTCGCGGATGTCGATCGCCGCAAGGCCGATCTGCTGGGCGTGCCGCCAGAACGCGTGTTCGAAGCGATGCAGGTCTATCTCGGCTCTGCCTTCGTCAACGACTTCAACCTGCTCGGCCGCACCTATCGCGTGACCGCACAGGCCGATGCCGAACATCGCGGCACCGTGGCCGACATCGCCAACCTGAAGACCCGGTCGAACAGCGGCCAGATGGTGCCGATCGGTTCGGTCTCCACCTTCCGCGACAAGACCGGCCCCTATCGCGTGGTTCGCTATAATTTGCTGCCCGCGGTGGAAATCGATGGCGACACGGCGCCGGGCTATTCGTCGGGCCAGTCACTGAGCACGATGGAGAAGCTCGCCGACGCCGCCCCTGCCGGCTATGCCAGCGAATGGACCGGCGTTGCCTATCAGCAGATCAGTGCCGGCAACACCGCAGGCATCGTCTTCGGCATGGCGGTCTTCTTCGTCTTCCTGGTGCTGGCGGCGCAATATGAAAGCCTGACCTTGCCGCTGTCGATCATCCTGATCGTGCCAATGTGCCTGTTCGCGGCCATGCTGGGCGTGAACCTGCGCGGGATGGATAATAATATCCTGACGCAGATCGGTCTGGTCGTGCTGATCGCCCTTGCCGCGAAGAACGCCATCCTGGTGGTCGAATTCGCCAAGCAGGCGGAAGAGGAACAGGGGCTGAGCCCGGTCGAGGCCGCGGTTCAGGCGGCGCAAACCCGTCTGCGCCCGATCCTGATGACCAGCTTCGCCTTCATCCTGGGGGCAGTGCCGCTGGTGATCGCCAGCGGGGCCGGTGCGGAACTGCGCCAGGCGCTGGGCACGGCAGTCTTCTTCGGCATGACCGGCGTGACGGCCTTCGGCCTGCTCTTCACCCCCACCTTCTATGTCGTGTGCCGCGCGCTGGGCGATCGTTTCGCCCGCCGCCGGCGCCCGGAGGCTGACGATGCTGCGGCATTGCAGCCGGCCGAATGA